Genomic DNA from Brienomyrus brachyistius isolate T26 chromosome 22, BBRACH_0.4, whole genome shotgun sequence:
CCGTTTCAGCATTGGGTTTCTCTTAGTTCACCcatttctcccccacagtccaaaaacatgctgaagttgACTAGGGATATCAAATtacccctaggtgtgcatgtgtgtgtgactagtgtgtgagtctgccctgcaatgggttggtgtcccatcctaggttattccctgccctgtgcctgtAGCTTTTGGGATACGCACGGGACAAGTGGCTATGGAAAACAGATAAACGGTTTCAGTTTCTGGAATTAGCAGATTGATTTTCCTTTTATTGATTTCtcaatatacatttactgttaGTTTAAACATTTGTATGCTTCCCCTCATGCATTCACACAATTGTGATGCAAAGCAAATACATAAGAGTTTAAATGCAACGTTGACCATTAATGCCAGTAAAGTAGTGCTGTGGAGCAAAGGGACAGAAGGTCTAAGAGTGCATCCGGTCTGAGCTGTAGACCCGatgcggggatgggggggggggggggtaggaccTCAAAAGGAAagacaccccctgcccccccaggaggagtcaCCTGGGTACATGCCTCCCAAAAAAATGAACAACGGTGTCAGGTTAACAAACCAAAGTGCAGGttataaataatacaaaaatatatatatataacaataaCACATAGTAGTGAGTAAAACAACACTGGCGATTACTTAATGATAATGACCCATCCATCAATGGTTTGATGGACAGGATGctagttcatcacagggcacacacacaaactcaccaccaccaccaccatcaacaacaacaacaataataataacaataataataataataataataaatacaacaacaacaataataataatagtaataatcagTCAAATGTGACTGTATTTGGATCAACAGGAAAATGTCTAGCTATCCTGAAAGCCCAAGCCCTGGATACATCACAAAATACCACCCTGAGTGTCCCACTGTAGTGCTTGACGTATACAGGAATCAGGAAATGAACTGGGGTAGTTGCGATTTGTAGTCCCTGCGCCACGTCACAATTTCATCTTGGCACAAAGTGTCTCAGAAAGCACCGCACGTCTCCGTTGAAGTAACGGGCTCTGACTTGGTGTCCGTCGATAGCTCCTCTGCAAAGGGGCACACCATCTCTGCTTTGTGAGGTTCTGCAGATCTTTGGGCGCTCCAGCTCGAGCTCCGCGGGCCCTGGGCTCCGGCTCTCCGCGCATCCATGAGCGCATCTGCAGCCTCACTTCCCCAGCTTGTCCACCGGGAGGAGCCCCAGCCTGCTATGCTTCCGGATCAGCTTCCACTCCTCGTTTTCCACAGTGGAAATCATCACTGCCATGAGGGGTTCCTGGGCACTCAGAGGCACCACGGACAAGCAATCGTTTGCCCACACGGTTTTCACATTTGGTGGAAGCGTCACCACGCAGGTTAACTTTGTCTTGGTTTGGTCTATGACCCTGATAGTCAACGAGGCCCCACTGCAGGAACTATGAAGATTACAGTGCACTTCCAAGTTCAAGTACATCAAGTATGTTCCATTATGCTCAACCTGTATCTTTCCATTGTTCCCACTGTAGGTCACTCCACTCTGCCCTGGGTGCAGTTCCCACATCATGGTGATGTTCTTTACATGTTCTGCGGGAGGGAAAGAGGGCCTGATGTTACTCTAATGTCCACGGACTGCAGATAACAGGCAGTTCGTCTCACTTTGAACACTTCTAAGTAAGCAAAACACGTTACGTGTTTGACGGAAGTATGCAGCGGGATTCAGAGACAAAAATACTCACCGTCTTTCGGTGTTAAGATGGAGGAAAACTGATGCACCTGAGGGGAAGACGAGGCATGTTAGAAAACGCTGCCGAatccatttaattttatttttaaatataatagaTTAGGTACACTTTCCCAAGTACCTTTAACAGAAAacgctcacagacacacatgcacacaatcaACTTAAAGTAGTCTGTTAACTTTTGCAATAATAGAAAACTTGTCCACACACTTTATTACTATATTTTACCGTTATTACggttactatatatatatatatatatatatatatatatatatggtttcTAGTACATACTACATTATACATAGTACATTACTAatctataaatctataaatgcCTGCAAGGTTAACTGTTTAAACGAATCTCTCACAAttaactttgtttaaatatttaagcTTTAAAAAACTAAACTTAAGGTAATTTTGATAAGTATAAAAATGCATGGATTTCTCGGGATCGGTACCTTGCTGTGATTGTGCGGGTGGGTCATGTTCATTCCGGCCAGCTCTCTCCTGATCTCCATCACCATCAAGGTGACTGTCACTGTTCCCCCGATCAGAGTCACGAAAAGAACCAAGACTGTCGCCAGAAGCCAAATCGACGGGCTGCCGGAGTTTTTGCCAGTCGATGGTCGTAGTGCCTCCATATCGCTTTCTGCTGTCATTTCGAGGGGAAAAAAGGCGTCAGTTACAAAGTAATCCTCCTTTGCCTTTCTAAAGTATGGATAAACGCACAATGAGCGCTGGTGCTTTGATTTGCTTTGCTGGAAATAATGGTAATTTAAAGCCCTCGGTACGTAGGTGGACGAGTCCGCCCCTCGAGCGACCATTTCTGCTTTAACAGACATGACGTAATGTGATGACTTTACTGGCGAATTAAGTCACAGGAGAATTTACCGCTAAACGCTGTACTGTGTTTCACTGACGCTCTCTGTTGACCATCTTAGGATAGATAGGAAATATACTGGATTATTTCCAATTTGATAGTGCCAAGATGTTATTTCAAAAACGTGTGTATTATTAAAATTCTGACCAATTGCCTTTTTAATTAACACAACGCCTTCGATCGGAACAGGCGTAAAcacatttctttatttaataaaataatatataaatatgaactattacactttattatttttattgttctcTGATGTGTTACTTTTCAATACGTTTAAAtttcaatatgtttaaactttTACCTCACAGCGTTTttactgtctgtcagtctgtctctGCCTGTATGTGTAAAGCTTTATATAAGCATATTCTATAGATAAAGATAATACTGTAATGAATATTATGAGTCGCGGCAGGGGGGGGGTTACACAGGGGTTATCCAGTAGAGGGAAGAGAAAACATGCTGATGAAGAGCGGAGAAACAGAGGGCTTGCAAAATGTACGAGTCACCTGATAAAGCGGAGGATTTTTCATACTTTACGgacatttcagtttttttacattttttttttttgggggggggggggggggggtaactttCTCTCCCAAAATTGCGTCCATCACCCCTTGTGCCAGTCGCTAGATGTTATTAAACATTGTTTGAATATTAAATACTCCTAATATATGACGAATCTAACATACCTCTTTAACTTTTTAAAGTTgtttaatttcttaaattttttCGTAACCCTTGCACTCtaactgtttattattatttattgttattgactATTACTAAGTATATGCATGGTGTGCTACTGCCGTTTCCttcgggatcaataaagtatctatttaTAGCTAAGTTACTGGTGAGAAACTGGTGATGCAAAATGTACGAGTCATCTGATATAGCAGAGGATTTATCATACATTTCTGTTTTTTCCCATTTGGGGTTTAACTTCCCTTTCAAACTTGCCCGGAAAAAAGAGAGGCTGAACAGGAGAAAGAGAAACTGCCATCAGCTGTGTCACCAGGACTTGCTTCCCTTACGAAAGGAGCTTTGAGCCCCCGGATAGATTTTCTCCCTCCCCCCAATTTTCAGACGAATGTGTGGTAGGACCCCGCAACTCTGGATAACCGGGATAAGTGAATTGAataggagtgttagtgtaaggAGCAGGAAAACCCGAATATCATAGACAATCGGATCGAAAGATTTTCGATGCCCTGTGTTTCAAGCGAAGGACGAGAGACCACATTTTGAAACCTATCCGAGACATTGAAGTGCTGGCAATTTCGCAGTATCGATTATTTAGCCAATTTAAGAGCTTTTTAAGCTCCTGACAATGAAATGGTCTTGGTaattcacacacatgtaaacAACTCTTAACAGCTTAGAATGATGCAATGGAAATTCAACggcatacattttttaaacgcatgctattattattattattagtagtagtagtagtagtggtaGTAGTAGTATAGTTGTTGTTCTGGGTGACGACACAAGGTGTTCCAAGGTTAATGACAGGTACTGTAGGGAATTCCCTAGATGGAGCCTACTCAGCTGAACTTTGGAAACTTCCACATGCGATGTACAGTAATGAAAGTATGCAGGACATCCCATAACCACACAACCACactgacatttgtttttttttctgggaaaGGTCAGAGGTGAAGGGCGTGCACTATGCCCTGCCTGCTACCGAAATGCCAGACAAGGAGGCTGTACcataggttaaaaaaaaaaacacagaaatttGAGTTGTAGGTATTTTCCAGCGTTAACCAGGACACACTGAGAAACAGAAACTAGATACAGAAGTGGTGAAGAAATCACCCTCTCAGCTTAGATCGCTGGTAAAAACTTGAATTGTATGTTTATCCGTTGAGGTGATTTGGCTTTTAGGTCAACGTCCAAATAATGTTCGTAATAGTGCTGTACTCTGTAAGCCTCGTTTGTGCAATTCAGACATGCGTACCAGGTTGTGATCAagtatatttttttcagtgGGTATTCTACACAGCAACTAGATATTTTCTCTATTCTGTTTCTATGCGATTCATCATTGAAAGGTGCAGATTATCCACACAAcacatttttaggtttttgaaGGGATAATGGCTCACTGGCGACACTGCAGTGCGACACTGCAGTGCTTCACTGTGTCAGATGTTGGTGCGATATGTGGCTTGGTAGGTTTGCAATTTATGGGCCTGATTAGAATATAattaattactattattattgttgatgTTTTTAATGGAACATGAAACATGAATTATGTGTGGATCAGTCATTATTGcacggggtggtggtggtggtggtggtggtgaggggggggtgCCGCTGATTCAAACACAATGCTGAGCTTGACCCACCCCAAGGCTGAGGACGCCCGAACAGCCCAGCCTTCCCGGGCCCGTCCAGAGAATCCTTTGGCCTGCAgtctgtcatctggagccaaaCACTGCAGACTACTCTGACTTCAGAGTCATGGGCTGTGTTTGGGGAAATGACAAAATGAGAGGAATGGGAAATCTTCGCTGTGGTGATCAGCCAGTGTACTGTCTGGGGAAATCTCCTGTAGGAGCATGGGGTGTTTGcccgccccctgccccccccacttaATAGCCACTGCTGCAGAACTTGCATGACGTGAGCTGGTTCCCCTGCACAGTGGTCTTTTCACCGATACCCATGTCATGtgaccagttgtttttcagCTGTAATTCTCTGAATATAAGCattgctgtaagtcacttttcaggaaggtACTGGAAAGCAGAAAATGTCTGAAGAAAAGCTTTTCCGTTGCTATTCACAGTGGCCACATTCCTCAGAACCCTGGGTACCACAAGAGCCTCTCTCTAAGGGTAAGATCATAGCCAATAGCCCTCTGACATGCCCAGAATCACTGTCAGCTGACAGcgacaagtaaaaaaaaaaaaacacatattttcTGTGCTAAACCTCACAGCAAAATCAAGATTCTTCAAAATGGTGTGCAGTTGTAATGAGTACGACCTTCATCAGTCATCCTGCAGGACTTTGCCGCAATTGCGGAATTGGAATCCGAACCCTTTTATTCACCATGTATAAAAAGTATAAGTACTTTGCTAAAGATAAAAAAGACACAGCAATAAAAATGTGCTATTAACAAATGCACAAGCATTAACTTAATATGTCATCAGAGATATATGTCTTATATCCATgtaaaatatacagtatattaaatTCACCATTAATCAAACATATAAGTTCTACATTGATTTTAATGTTAAATGCATGTGGAACTAATGTACTTTCAGACATA
This window encodes:
- the LOC125717618 gene encoding uncharacterized protein LOC125717618, with the protein product MTAESDMEALRPSTGKNSGSPSIWLLATVLVLFVTLIGGTVTVTLMVMEIRRELAGMNMTHPHNHSKVHQFSSILTPKDEHVKNITMMWELHPGQSGVTYSGNNGKIQVEHNGTYLMYLNLEVHCNLHSSCSGASLTIRVIDQTKTKLTCVVTLPPNVKTVWANDCLSVVPLSAQEPLMAVMISTVENEEWKLIRKHSRLGLLPVDKLGK